In Elephas maximus indicus isolate mEleMax1 chromosome 15, mEleMax1 primary haplotype, whole genome shotgun sequence, the following are encoded in one genomic region:
- the OSGIN2 gene encoding oxidative stress-induced growth inhibitor 2 isoform X2: MPLVEETSLLEDSSVTLPMVIIGNGPSGICLSYMLSGYRPYLSAEAIHPNTILHSKLEEARHLSIVDQDLEYLCEGLEGRSSNPVAVLFDTLLHPDADFGYDYPSVLHWKLEQHHYIPHIVLGKGPPGGAWHNMEGSMLTISFGNWMELPGLKFKDWVSSKRRNLKGDRVMPEEIARYYKHYVNVMGLQKNFRENTYITSVSRLYRDQDDNAGQDRDISTKHLQIEKSKFIKRNWEIRGYQRVADGSHVPFCLFAENVALATGTLDSPAHLEIEGEDFPFVFHSMPEFGAAVSRGRLRGKVDPVLIVGSGLTAADAVLCAYNNNIPVIHAFRRRVTDPGLIFKQLPQKLYPEYHKVYHMMCTQLYSADSSLSDYTSFPEHHVLSFKSDMKCILQSVSGLKKIFKLSAAVVLIGSHPNLSFLKEQGCYLGHNSSQPITCKGNPVEIDAYTYECVKEANLFALGPLVGDNFVRFLKGGALGVTHCLVTRQKKKQHLFVERGGGDGIA; this comes from the exons ATGCCATTAGTTGAAGAAACTTCTTTACTTGAAGATTCATCAGTGACTTTGCCTATGGTAATAATAG gaaaTGGACCCTCAGGGATATGCCTTTCTTATATGTTATCAGGCTACAGACCATATTTATCAGCAGAAGCAATACATCCAAATACGATCTTACATAGTAAATTAGAAGAAGCAAGACATCTTTCCATTGTTGATCAG gactTAGAGTACTTGTGTGAAGGCCTAGAGGGCCGATCATCTAATCCAGTTGCAGTACTTTTTGACACACTGCTTCATCCAGATGCTGACTTTGGCTATGATTATCCATCTGTTTTGCACTGGAAActagaacaacatcattatatCCCTCACATAGTTCTTGGTAAAGGTCCTCCTGGTGGGGCTTGGCAT aatatggaaggctCCATGTTGACAATCAGCTTTGGAAATTGGATGGAGCTACCTGGACTTAAATTTAAGGATTGGGTGTCTAGCAAACGAAG gAACCTAAAAGGGGACCGAGTCATGCCAGAGGAAATAGCTCGCTACTATAAACATTATGTAAACGTCATGGGTCTTCAGAAGAATTTCAGAGAGAATACGTACATAACCTCTGTGTCAAGACTCTACAGAGACCAAGATGATAATGCTGGTCAAGacagagatatttcaacaaagcaTTTACAGATAGAGAAGTCAAAATTTATCAAGAGAAACTGGGAAATCAGGGGTTATCAGCGAGTAGCTGATGGTTCTCATGTTCCCTTTTGTCTCTTTGCTGAGAATGTAGCTCTGGCAACTGGAACGTTGGATTCTCCTGCCCATCTGGAAATTGAAGGGGAAGATTTTCCTTTCGTGTTTCATTCAATGCCTGAATTTGGAGCTGCTGTAAGCAGAGGAAGGTTGCGTGGCAAAGTGGATCCGGTGTTAATTGTCGGTTCAGGGCTTACTGCAGCTGATGCAGTACTGTGTGCTTACAACAATAATATCCCTGTGATCCATGCATTTCGCAGACGAGTAACTGATCCAGGCTTAATTTTCAAACAGCTTCCCCAAAAGCTTTATCCTGAATACCATAAAGTCTATCATATGATGTGTACTCAGTTATACTCTGCAGACTCGAGTTTATCTGACTATACCAGTTTTCCTGAGCACCATGTGCTTTCCTTTAAGTCGGACATGAAATGCATTCTTCAGAGTGTCTCTGgattgaagaaaatatttaagctTTCTGCAGCAGTAGTATTGATAGGTTCTCATCCTAATCTATCTTTTCTGAAGGAGCAAGGGTGTTACCTAGGCCATAACTCAAGCCAGCCAATTACATGTAAGGGTAATCCTGTAGAAATAGATGCGTATACCTATGAGTGCGTTAAAGAAGCCAACCTTTTTGCCTTAGGTCCTTTGGTCGGGGACAATTTTGTTCGATTTTTAAAGGGAGGGGCACTGGGTGTTACACACTGTTTAGTTACaagacagaagaaaaagcagcatttatttgttgaaagaggaggaggagatgggATAGCTTAA
- the OSGIN2 gene encoding oxidative stress-induced growth inhibitor 2 isoform X1, protein MPVWCCRCSLAGHFRNYSDSETEGEIFNSLVQYFGDSLGRKVKAMPLVEETSLLEDSSVTLPMVIIGNGPSGICLSYMLSGYRPYLSAEAIHPNTILHSKLEEARHLSIVDQDLEYLCEGLEGRSSNPVAVLFDTLLHPDADFGYDYPSVLHWKLEQHHYIPHIVLGKGPPGGAWHNMEGSMLTISFGNWMELPGLKFKDWVSSKRRNLKGDRVMPEEIARYYKHYVNVMGLQKNFRENTYITSVSRLYRDQDDNAGQDRDISTKHLQIEKSKFIKRNWEIRGYQRVADGSHVPFCLFAENVALATGTLDSPAHLEIEGEDFPFVFHSMPEFGAAVSRGRLRGKVDPVLIVGSGLTAADAVLCAYNNNIPVIHAFRRRVTDPGLIFKQLPQKLYPEYHKVYHMMCTQLYSADSSLSDYTSFPEHHVLSFKSDMKCILQSVSGLKKIFKLSAAVVLIGSHPNLSFLKEQGCYLGHNSSQPITCKGNPVEIDAYTYECVKEANLFALGPLVGDNFVRFLKGGALGVTHCLVTRQKKKQHLFVERGGGDGIA, encoded by the exons GAACTATAGCGACTCTGAAACCGAAGGAGAGATTTTTAATTCCTTAGTGCAATATTTTGGTGATAGTTTGGGGCGAAAAGTTAAAGCGATGCCATTAGTTGAAGAAACTTCTTTACTTGAAGATTCATCAGTGACTTTGCCTATGGTAATAATAG gaaaTGGACCCTCAGGGATATGCCTTTCTTATATGTTATCAGGCTACAGACCATATTTATCAGCAGAAGCAATACATCCAAATACGATCTTACATAGTAAATTAGAAGAAGCAAGACATCTTTCCATTGTTGATCAG gactTAGAGTACTTGTGTGAAGGCCTAGAGGGCCGATCATCTAATCCAGTTGCAGTACTTTTTGACACACTGCTTCATCCAGATGCTGACTTTGGCTATGATTATCCATCTGTTTTGCACTGGAAActagaacaacatcattatatCCCTCACATAGTTCTTGGTAAAGGTCCTCCTGGTGGGGCTTGGCAT aatatggaaggctCCATGTTGACAATCAGCTTTGGAAATTGGATGGAGCTACCTGGACTTAAATTTAAGGATTGGGTGTCTAGCAAACGAAG gAACCTAAAAGGGGACCGAGTCATGCCAGAGGAAATAGCTCGCTACTATAAACATTATGTAAACGTCATGGGTCTTCAGAAGAATTTCAGAGAGAATACGTACATAACCTCTGTGTCAAGACTCTACAGAGACCAAGATGATAATGCTGGTCAAGacagagatatttcaacaaagcaTTTACAGATAGAGAAGTCAAAATTTATCAAGAGAAACTGGGAAATCAGGGGTTATCAGCGAGTAGCTGATGGTTCTCATGTTCCCTTTTGTCTCTTTGCTGAGAATGTAGCTCTGGCAACTGGAACGTTGGATTCTCCTGCCCATCTGGAAATTGAAGGGGAAGATTTTCCTTTCGTGTTTCATTCAATGCCTGAATTTGGAGCTGCTGTAAGCAGAGGAAGGTTGCGTGGCAAAGTGGATCCGGTGTTAATTGTCGGTTCAGGGCTTACTGCAGCTGATGCAGTACTGTGTGCTTACAACAATAATATCCCTGTGATCCATGCATTTCGCAGACGAGTAACTGATCCAGGCTTAATTTTCAAACAGCTTCCCCAAAAGCTTTATCCTGAATACCATAAAGTCTATCATATGATGTGTACTCAGTTATACTCTGCAGACTCGAGTTTATCTGACTATACCAGTTTTCCTGAGCACCATGTGCTTTCCTTTAAGTCGGACATGAAATGCATTCTTCAGAGTGTCTCTGgattgaagaaaatatttaagctTTCTGCAGCAGTAGTATTGATAGGTTCTCATCCTAATCTATCTTTTCTGAAGGAGCAAGGGTGTTACCTAGGCCATAACTCAAGCCAGCCAATTACATGTAAGGGTAATCCTGTAGAAATAGATGCGTATACCTATGAGTGCGTTAAAGAAGCCAACCTTTTTGCCTTAGGTCCTTTGGTCGGGGACAATTTTGTTCGATTTTTAAAGGGAGGGGCACTGGGTGTTACACACTGTTTAGTTACaagacagaagaaaaagcagcatttatttgttgaaagaggaggaggagatgggATAGCTTAA